A genomic window from Alphaproteobacteria bacterium includes:
- the araD gene encoding L-arabinonate dehydratase: MTARSASAKRKAQDLRSHRWFGVDDLRAFGHRSRMLQMGYSREDFAGKPVIAIINTWSDINPCHAHFRTRVEEVKQGVWQAGGFPLEFPALSLSEPHVKPTTMLYRNLLAMETEELLRSHPVDGAVLMGGCDKTTPALLMGAISMNLPAIFMPAGPMLRGNWAGHVLGSGSDTWKYWAERGAGKITEETWREIEGGIARSYGHCMTMGTAATLTAIAETLGMTLPGASSIPAADASHPRMARDSGRAIVEMTWQNRRPSDVLSRGAFENALTVQMALGGSTNAIIHLIALARRAGIPLSLDDVDAASRKMSVIANLRPAGTFLMEDFYYAGGLRGLLETIRNAIKTDCLTVNGRTIGENIADAPVHDRDVIRTLDRAIYAEGATAVLYGNIAPKGCVMKPAAAEKRFLRHTGPALVFSDYNEMAANINREDLEVTPDHAIVLQNAGPVGGPGMPEWGMLPIPQKLLKQGVRDMLRISDARMSGTSYGACVLHVSPESHIGGPFAAVRTGDTVSIDVEKRCIDVKLSESEIQRRLAEWSPPPRDYPRGYNRMFAAHITQAHEGCDFDFLEGTAPLPEPEIH, encoded by the coding sequence ATGACGGCACGGAGCGCTTCGGCCAAACGCAAGGCCCAGGATTTGCGTAGCCATCGCTGGTTCGGCGTCGACGATCTGCGTGCCTTCGGCCACCGTTCCCGCATGTTGCAGATGGGCTATAGCCGCGAGGACTTCGCCGGCAAGCCTGTGATCGCGATCATAAATACCTGGAGCGACATCAATCCTTGCCACGCTCATTTCCGCACGCGCGTCGAGGAGGTCAAGCAGGGTGTATGGCAAGCGGGCGGATTTCCGCTTGAATTTCCCGCCCTCTCCCTTTCGGAGCCGCATGTCAAGCCGACCACGATGCTCTATCGCAACCTGCTTGCGATGGAAACGGAGGAGCTTTTGCGCTCCCATCCCGTCGACGGTGCGGTATTGATGGGCGGGTGCGATAAGACGACCCCTGCCCTCCTCATGGGTGCCATCAGCATGAATCTGCCGGCCATCTTCATGCCTGCGGGCCCCATGTTGCGCGGGAACTGGGCGGGCCATGTACTCGGGAGCGGGAGCGATACCTGGAAATACTGGGCCGAGCGCGGTGCGGGCAAGATCACGGAGGAGACGTGGCGCGAGATCGAGGGAGGCATCGCGCGTTCCTATGGCCATTGCATGACGATGGGCACAGCCGCCACCCTGACCGCGATTGCCGAAACTCTTGGCATGACGCTCCCGGGCGCCTCCTCAATTCCCGCGGCAGACGCCAGCCATCCGCGCATGGCCCGTGATTCCGGCCGCGCGATCGTCGAGATGACATGGCAGAATCGCCGGCCGAGTGACGTCCTCTCGCGCGGCGCGTTCGAGAACGCGCTCACGGTGCAGATGGCGTTGGGCGGTTCGACCAATGCCATCATCCATTTGATCGCACTTGCACGGCGCGCCGGAATTCCGCTCTCGCTCGACGACGTCGACGCCGCATCGCGCAAGATGAGCGTCATCGCCAATCTGCGGCCGGCCGGTACGTTCCTGATGGAAGATTTCTACTACGCCGGCGGCTTGCGCGGCCTTCTCGAGACGATTCGAAACGCCATCAAGACCGATTGCCTGACGGTCAATGGCCGTACCATCGGCGAGAATATCGCGGACGCACCCGTCCACGACCGTGACGTTATCCGCACACTCGATCGGGCTATATACGCCGAAGGTGCGACTGCCGTGCTCTATGGCAACATCGCGCCGAAGGGATGCGTCATGAAGCCCGCAGCGGCCGAAAAGCGGTTTCTCAGGCATACGGGCCCGGCACTCGTCTTCAGCGATTACAACGAAATGGCTGCCAACATCAATCGCGAGGACCTCGAGGTCACACCCGACCATGCGATCGTGCTACAGAACGCGGGGCCGGTTGGCGGGCCCGGAATGCCCGAATGGGGAATGCTTCCGATTCCGCAAAAGCTGCTGAAACAGGGCGTGCGCGACATGCTTCGCATCTCCGACGCGCGCATGAGCGGAACGAGCTATGGCGCCTGTGTGCTCCACGTATCGCCCGAGAGCCATATCGGCGGTCCGTTCGCTGCGGTGCGCACGGGCGACACCGTCTCTATCGACGTCGAGAAGCGGTGTATCGACGTAAAGCTGAGCGAAAGCGAAATCCAACGACGCCTTGCCGAATGGTCGCCACCCCCGCGTGACTACCCACGCGGCTACAACCGAATGTTCGCTGCCCATATCACCCAGGCGCATGAGGGTTGCGACTTCGATTTCCTCGAGGGAACCGCCCCGCTCCCCGAACCAGAGATCCACTAA